GACTCTGCAGCTGTATCGACAGGGCTAGAACTTCAAAAAGGCCGATAATTATGCAGTTATAGATGCAGACTCGAGATTTCCTAATTTGGATGCTCGTGAATGAATAACCATACAAGTTCCAGGACAGGTACGGTGAATACCGCTAGTACACTCCACGGCCTGTGACAGCAGGGATCCCGAACGGCTGTTTGCCGAGCAAGCGCCGAGTTATCAGCGCCACTGACGCCCCAGACAGTGTGTCAGACCGCATTCTTTGCCGCCATTGTCCAAGAAAAAAATGAATAATACCCAGAAGAGGATCCATGGTTACCTTTGAAGGCCACCGGAGCCTGTGTGCACTCTGCCTGTGACTCATGAGGCTGATGCAATCCTTGTGTCTCCTCCGTATTGGGCTCCTCTCCCCGCAATCCGCATGCCTCCCGGGATATTATCGTGGCTGCCAATTCACCCTCCGCATGATGAGTGATGAGGTATTGGATCTCATCATCGTATGACTCTGGTATCGGCGCATCGCCCGGCCTCGTCAACGTCGCCTCAGGGTTCCCATTGGGCTTGCACGCCCGCCCTGCTGGGATTTCATCGATTTGTCAACCAACCATCGGCGGTGGATCGACAGGTCTCGATTAGGCTGGCTCCGAATCCTATCAATCGACGCACTCCCCGTGGTGCCCCAGATAAGCTGGGGAAGGAAAGTAGGGCGGATTTCCGAGTCGAGCCGTAAGAGTCTGTAACCTCGTAACCCAGTCCTGCAACAGGAAGGATAACGTAAGAGGGCCGAGTCGCGAATCACCAGCATGCCACATCTACAATCTCCCGACTCCGGCGACTATCGCAAGCTACCCCGTCTTGGGCTGCCTCTTGGTGGGGGGAAAGGGACAATGTTGAGCAGATCGTCTCATGCGTGCAGGAGTGACCAATATTGCATACCCATTCTATCCAGGGCAGTCAGGATGATGCCTCAGATGATGGAAGATTCACCATCACATGGCTCATTGCCCGTATTCATTCTGCAACAGGGCCAGGCTATCGCGTAATCCCTGGGCCTGCTGGCAGTTCCATCCAGATTGCTTCTGACTCGAACAATCAGGGACGAGCCCTTGGCCACCGCCTTTGTCGATGATCCCATTCCCAGGATTGTGTGATCTTCCGCGATAGCCGTGTACGGCTCTGTAAGGCGTGTACCACCCTAACAGTAGGCACACGCACTCCAGCCCCGGCTCTCTCAGCCACTTCTAGGACAGAACTGGCTGTCCAGCTCTAATTGAGCAGGCTCCTAGACAGTAAGAGGTTGACACTTGACAGCGCCGGCGAGGCATACTTTCAATCTCCCTCGCAGAGAATCTTGTCCTGCAATACCACTtgaagtatttattataccAATACGTACTGCGACGCCCTGAGATAAGAGAGGAAAGGCGCTTACCCCCACTAAAACCGGCCCGGGTCAATCCAAGCAAAGCAGGCGATCTGGTTTGAGCAcgttctttttttattcttcctttttgctctttttgCCTCCGCCCCCCTCTTTTCTGTTATTATTTGGTAATTTTtcgcctttttcttttccttttttttttttttttccttaCCCTTTTTGCCCCAATGTCTTCATCCCCACACAAAGTACCATCACTCTTTtgatttttttaattttcttttttcttttttttcctttttttttttttccctccttGCTCCGATCCGATAACCCCCTCTGTCAACCTCTTTCTGCTCCCCTCCCCCGAGCTCCCgtttcattcttcttcccccctccATTCCGGCGCTCATTCTTATATTCTCCTTCCCCCAGATTGTTCTCCAGAtttttcctctctcttccttctttcgaTCCTTGCCCACGACCACGCATACTCGCATACTTCGACTCTGCCAACCCAACGCCGCGTCCCTCGACTCGGGCTACTTACCTACTTCGGCACTTTCTCGGTCTTGACGTCCACGCTCCCTTGATAAAAGGAAGGTCATCTCCCAGCACCTGCTGTGAATCACCTTTTCTCCGACCGTCCAGGAGTCGCTCGCAAGAAAACACAAACTCGGTCTTAAATCATCCTTGCCGATATCCGAAGTATCATCTTTGTCGAAGACCGGCCTAGGACATCTTAGTGTGGTGATCGTCTCGCCGAGCTAACCACCCCCCTGGTCGCAAGAATCATCCTCGCCTCGGCTTCTCGCCAACCGCGCCAACCGTGCCTTTTTTGATAACCTAGCTCTGTCCCACCCTGTTCTCCTCGGAGCTCCAGAAGGACGAGCTTCACATGTCACAGCAAGCCTCTTCGGTGGATTTTTCTAATCTACTGAATCCCCAGAGCAACCCATCCACCCCTGTGGACCCTTCCAACAGCTCTCCCACCCAGCCGAGTACGCAGCCTACAATGGCGACCGGCACAAGTTTACTGCCCCCGATGATGAAGGGTGGCCGTCCTGCCGCGGAGGAGCCTCGCCAGGATCTTCCCCGTCCGTATAAATGCCCACTATGTGAACGTGCTTTCCACCGTTTGGAACACCAGACGAGACACATCCGCACGCATACCGGAGAAAAGCCCCATGCCTGCCAGTTCCCCGGCTGCTCGAAGCGCTTCAGTCGCTCCGACGAGCTCACTCGCCACTCGCGAATCCATAACAACCCCAACTCAAGAAGAGGCAACAAGGCACAGCACTTGGCTGCcgcggctgctgctgctgccaacCATGATGGCACTGGAATGCCCAACAATGCTGGATCGATGATGCCTCCTCCCAGCAAACCGATCACTAGGTCTGCTCCGGTCTCCCAGGTTGGGTCTCCGGATGTTTCCCCTCCGCATTCGTTCAGCAACTACGCTCAACACATGCGCTCCAATCTGAGCCCATACGCTCGTAATAATGATCGCGCTGCATCGGGAATGGACATCAATCTCCTTGCTACTGCCGCATCCCAAGTTGAGCGTGATGAGAGTTTCGGATTCCGCTCCAGTCAGCGCAACCACGTGTTTGGCGGTCGCCACCCCACTAGAGGCGGACTGCCCTCTCTTTCAGCCTATGCACTCGGCCAGAGCATGAGCCGCTCGCACTCgcacgaagaagaggactCCTATGGATCACATCGCGTCAAGCGCTCAAGACCCAACTCGCCCAACTCTACtgctccttcttcgcctACCTTTTCTCATGACTCCCTCTCCCCCACGCCCGACCACACGCCGTTGGCTACACCCGCCCACTCACCACGGCTGAAGCCTCTGAACGCAAACGAGCTGCACCTGCCTTCGATTCGTCACTTGTCGATTCACCACACCCCGGCGCTCGCCCCAATGGAACCCCAGGCTGATGGACCTAATTACTACAACCCCAACCAGCCTCAGGTCGGACCAAGCATCAGTGACATCATGTCTCGACCTGATGGTGCCCAGCGGAAACTTCCTATACCGCAGGTTCCTAAAATGGCGGTTCAGGATCTGTTGAATAACAGCGGATTCTCTTCTGTCTCTTCGTCGACAGCCAACTCGGTCGCGGGTGGTGACTTGGCTGAGCGGTTCTAATTGCGCGACCGGATCGCAAACTAATTCCGCtcttaaaaaaaactttGTTTTCATGCGCGCTACGAAAGATATAGACCACTGTGCATTTCTTGTTTTTTTCAAGGGCATCGTTGGTGTCATGGAATGAGGCTGCtttgattcttttttttttttcttgtttgatTACACTATTTTGCGAAGGCGTTGCCCAAATAGACGGATTATCCCTCATGTTACACAActtttgtttcttcctctcttcaaTTCTCTTCTCTATACCTTATACTTTATACTTTTGAGAACCTCTCCAATCGGAACAAGCTATTCAGCTGTTTACTATGTTTTCTTGAGGTTAATCCTCATAATACAATACAAACCACAACTTTAATACTACCTTGACGACTCCTTGAGCAGTGTAGCGTTCAAACCTAACCATACTTTATACATGACATCAATAAGATCAATTGACTCTCCAGACAAAAGCCTAATTGAAAGTTAACTTCTTTTCTCCAACGTCTCGTCATCACGACTGTCCAACTTTGTGAATTCGTGTTACTGTTGGGAGATTTGGAGTAAACTATCCCCACATGATAAGAACTTCAGTGCAGGATGCGGCCCGTGGGGAGCATACACGGAGTATTATTTACCCCTTGCTAATAAATAATGTTCCATTCTTCCATATGAGGTCATTTGTTCTACGGCTCTTCTACCCCGGGAAAATCATCCGTAACTTTTACTTTTAGTTGACTTGGAGGGGATCTACTACTATACTAGAGTGAGTACTTTAAAGGTCAAAAAGAACGCTGTCATTCATACAGTTGGGTATAAGCAAGCACCTTTGCACCTGTGCGGGCACATTGGTTGATAAAAAGACAAGGTTCGGACGTCTGCCGGCCGGAAAGCACGGCAGACTTGGTCAGTTGGTCGGTCATTAGTAGAATAGAATGAAGGAATATGTCTATGTACAGTGTATGTATGCATGTAATGTAGTGTAGGAAGTTCAATTCGATttcaaccaaccaaccaaccaaccaaacaTCATCCACCCGTGCATCCATATATCTTGTCTCCCCAGTCCGATGGTCAATGCTAAAGAAAGAACGTTCTTTTTCAAGAAGGGGAATAAAAACgggagaaggtgaagaggcTCGGGAATGACACGGAGCAAGTAAGCTTGCTTCGGATTCGAAAGAGAAAGGGATAAGGGCGGAAACATAAAAGGTAGGGGATATAGAGAGAATAATAGTTTGCTGGAAAGGATGAAATGAGGacaaaagaagagagaaatgCAACCTCCGAACCCAAGACACCGTAgccgtgaccgtgaccgtgacAATGACTTATGAGAAGACCCGAACGCATGAATCTGCACTTCCTGTTGCAATGACACATCGGAACGATGGTTTGGCGGCAGCATCCTTTTTGGGTGCACCGTCTAGTTTTTCGGCAGCAGTGTCAGGGTTCTCACTGCCGTTAGGGCTGGGTGCCCATCGAATGCAGCTGACAAAGTGCCCATGTGCGTTGTCGATTGTCTTGACCAGTCTGCCCTCCTGGGAGAGGTCCCAGCATCGTATTGTTTTGTCGTCGGCTACACTGAAAAGATATTTCCCACCAGGATGGAACAACAGGCCTCGCACCCAGTTGTCGTGGCCGACTAAAGTCTTAATCAGTCTTCCCCTCGCTTCCCAGAGCTTGATAGTTTTGTCTCTGGCTCCTGTGGCGATGAATTCACAGGAGCTAGTTGCAGGAGGCGGTTTCTTGAGTCCAGCTAATGTAGCTAGATGCTCGTAACTTGCTGGTGGCGCAAAAACACAGCACTCGATAAAGTTCTCGTGGCCTAATAACGCGGCTTTCGGTTCGGCTGACGAAACCTCCCACACCGTTATTGCCTGATCTCGACCACCGGACACTAGCCACTTCCCGTCAAAAGAAGGTGCCACATCTAGAATCCAGGACTCGGTCGAGGACTTTATGACCTTCACGCAGAATCCCGTGAGTACATCCCATATCCGCAGCGTTCCATCTCGGCTGGCGGAGATCAGGTGGTTTTCGTTCGTTGTTAGAAAGCGCACAGCTGAAACTGAGTGATCATGACCAGACAACGTTCTGATGTTCGCGTAGTCCTTGCTTGGATCCCATAGTTTGATTGTAAGGTCGCTAGAACAGGAGGCCAACAGTGTGTTTCCTTTTTGCCCACCATAATCAAGACCCGAGACACTTCTTATATGTCCCTTCAGGGTCCGTTCTAGTTCTCCAAGCTCCCAGTCCCATATTTTGATTGTACAATCTTCAGAGCCGGAAGCGAGCGATGTGAATACCGGGTGAAACGCGACACATGTGATGCCGCTTCGGTGAGATTCAAATGTatgtgatggtgatggtttAGGGAGCCAATTGACTGGGTCTTGATTCTTTGAACGGGCTGCTGAAGGTGTCGCATCAAGCTCGGCTTGAAGGCTGCTGACTTTGTTCTCTAAATCGGTTATCTGTATTTCCAGTCAAcaatccttcttctcaatgTATATCGACAACCAATGCGTCAAAATATACCTTTCTCTGCAATCTAGCAATTCCCGTCCATTTTTTTTCTAATAACCCCTCGTATCTCTTGCGTGTTCCCTCATCAAAACTGTCGCCAACTTGAAGCTCTTCGCGTAGCGTTTCGGAACTCTGGGACGCATTTATTGCAGCAAGGTATGCTACCATAGCCTTGTGCCTAGTTGTGCGTGTTCAGTAAACGACCAGTCGCTATAGAAGCCAAAACCACTCACAGTTCTCCCGCTTGTCCAGCTGTCAATATTTGGCTCATGGCGGTTGTGTACACAGATATTAGAGGGGGTTCGATACAAAGTGGGCAGCTGTTTACTGGCAGCGGAGGCCGCACAAAGTCACGGGATCGAACAACTAGACCTGCAGTGTTCGTAATAAGCAATAAAAAGGATCATCAAGACATGCGAATGGGTATAGAAGGCAGCTGGGGCTTGAGGCAAGACCACAGCAAACGCCGCGGAGAGCCCCTCAAGATCGAGCGGTGACAAGTCACGTGGGGTAAATACGGCAGCATGCTCACCGCCTTGGGTATCACTATCCACACAGTGCGTTGAGTCTCTCTACAGGCAGTCGCTATAGGTGagtttattatagtttaattTCTATTCTGGCTGCTGTCAAAGCACATCTGAAGATCGGGAATTTCCGCAACCGCGATTCATGATTAATTGTCCCTAATTCGGGAATCAGCCCTAAGTCACGCCTTCCCCTCATTTGCTCATCTCATCGCATTGGCATCGGGCTTCATCCAGTGGTATTCACTCCGACTCTTCCACCGTTTATCCGGCTTTCAACCGCTTCTTCCCCGCTCACGGCCTGTTTATACCGGATGCTCTCCAAATTCAGCCATGGCCGTTGACTCGCTCGTCCCCATCTTGGTCCTCGTAGTTGATGCAGTCGTTCGCTTCGATTAGGCATGTCTGCTAAACAAACCTATCTCGGcatcggaagaagaaaaaagcaaaaacgGGCGGACCAGGAAGGTCGCGCATATTTGCTTGCTTTGCGGCCAACACCATCAGTGTCAAGAGAGGTAATGAGCTGGCCCTCCCTCCGCATCACTCCATCGGCATGCTTCCATTCATTTTCCAGAGAAGCTGCCCCGCTAGGTTAGGCACTGGATAATGGTGTCGCAACCGTGTCCGAGCCGCCTCACTCGCCGTTCACAGACTAAGAATGTGAAAGCAGGATCGCTTGACCACGCTTCTAAACCCATATCGCGCATCGGTACACCCCGTTGAGTGCTTCTAACATTAGCTTAGACCACCGCGATCGAACCGGTCGTCCAAACCTAAATAACATGGAGCAAGACTGGAGGACGAAAGCCTGCTGCGCCAACGCGCAGGACATCGCTCCTAGAACCAAACGAAGGCCAGATTCAACAGCAGCCGTGCCATCCTTGTCAACCGATAGTGCCTCCTCAGGCTCAACGCCATCGAGTTTGTCGTTGCACACCATGTGGGCATCGGGAATTATCGGCAGTGGTAttttggaagaagatgacaCGGGGGCACTCGTCATACCCCCCGGCCATGCCCTCCAACGACATATCCATTCTGCCTCACCACCGTCATCTCCTATTTCCGGCCAGCAACAGTTATATATCTGCCTCTTTCATATTCTCGATTGCCACGATACTTTTTACGACTCCGAACAGTGGAAAACACATGTTTTGAGCCACTTCCGTACGTACGAACCGCCGGACATTGCTCGATGCCCGCTGTGTCCTGCGGAGCGGTTCAACAGCACACCTCATCAAAGGGCCTGGGATCTTCTGCTCGAACATGTTGATGTAGCCCATTATCAGCAGGGTCAGTCACTGGCAGGGAGTCGGCCCGATTTTGAATTAATGCGATACCTTTATAACTTGAGAGTGATCAGCGTCGACCAGTTCAAGGTGATGCAGCTCGCTCCGCCGCCGTCCAATCCTGGATACCACCGGCGGCAGGAACCAGTCCGTGCGAGTGTCGGCTCATCCGATGAGCCATATTGTGTTCCATATAGCCGGCGACGAGAGGATAGAATGCGAGGACAACGACGAGGTGTTAATGTACCGTAAGCAGGTATGCTCGCAAGTTAGCGTTCCTGCTGCTATGCATCTTCTGTCAGCATTCTATTACCGAATTATCGATTTCCGGCATGGTTTGATGTATTCTGCAAACCTATGCAGACACAAAGACCTGCTCTGTCTCTTGATGCCTTGAATGAAACGAAAACTTGCTCCCTGGGCAGCTTGGACGGCTTGTATGATTTAGcggatttttttttttccctttgccTTTTATGTTCATGATTCGATGTTTGTATTATGATGAAGATTATCAGCCTGTATTGTGAGGAGCAAAGGAAGGACCGTGATGTTGTCATCTGAAAGACCATCCCTTGATACAGTGACTTCAAAACTCGGTGAAGACGGGGACTCCGGGGCGTACCTCATTACCCCACAACATTCGTATTCGTTCGCCATCGATCAGATCGATCCAGGCCCAATGCGGTGGACTGGTGGGTATATTACCTGTGGCTGGACGGTGCTCACTGCTTAGCCTTGCATTGAGCTGCACCTGAGCGCTGAACTGGATGTGAGGCATCCAATTCGAATAATGTGAAATGTGACGTCGACATAATAGCTTGAAATGGCTAGAAAACGCGGTCTTTTGACGAGAATGGATCACGAGAATTAATCTCTTCTTATTTTCAAATCTCTTGTTTTTTCAAGTATTCCTGGGCCAGTCTCGAAGAATAGTACCGAGAGTGGCCAAGTATATAGTTTGGATCATCTCTACCTGTTGGCACAACTTTTTTGCATTTCATGACCAGTAGATCCCACTGCGCATTCAACAAGTAACTCTGAGTACCTACTGAATATCCTAGTGTAAACTAAGATTGGTAAATCAACGAGACTAGTAATTGTTTCCAGACATCTGCTCTGTACATCCAGTCTTAGGGTGATGGCGACCCCAGACAAACAGGACAAACACTCTCGCTCCACACCCGATGTTGCAAAAGGCGTTCCAGTCCAGCAGCTCTTGAAGTCACGGTTATTATTACCACTTCACGACGAGCCCTTGAGTTTTTAGCAGGATATTTCTGCAGGCAGTTTCGTCAAAATCGTTCCTTCCATATTTTTGTGTGCAAGTGATAACTCATCACACGGACCATTCCCCATCGCCCGCCGGGCTTCCCCTCCTGCTTTCATCCCCGCGCTTCAAATCCAACTCGCAGTGACACCGACACAATGGAACGATTAACGATAAATGACCCTCCTGCCGCCGGTCAGTCCGGGAATCCGCCCCAGGGTAATCCTTCACAGGGTAATCTTGGCCCAATGACACATGGACCACCGCAACTACCGCCGCAGATGTTCACGACTGCAGCGCAATTATTAGACTTAACCGATAGTGCGTTTTTATCTGCTCTTCGATGCGCAAACCCAAATCTGACACCCTGCTAGAGAAATTAGTTCTGGTCTTGCGAGATGGACGAAAGTTGATTGGAGTTTTGAGGACATGGGACCAGTTCGGTATGGACAACTTGATGCGCGCAGTCAAATCGCTCGACAGAACCAGCGTCGGCTAACAATTGACTTCCTTTTCTTAATTTTACAGCGAATCTTGTCCTCCAAGAAACGATAGAGCGCATGTATGCGGGAAACCTATACACGGATATCTCCCGGGGAGTGTTCCTGGTTCGAGGCGAAAatgtgttgttgttgggcgAAATTGTATGATCACGCGTGTCTTTGGGGCGTGGCGGCAATGTGTAATAGTATGCTAACTCTGCTTTTTGATCTATAGGATCTCGACAGGGAAGACAACATCCCACCGAATCTTATCAAGGCACCATTCAAAGAGGTCTATGAGTTAAAGCAGAAGGAAGACAACGAACGAAAATCCCACGACAAGAAGCGAAATAATAAGCTACAAGGCCTCGGATTCGAGGCCGAACATAGCGGGGAGATCCTTTTCTAGGTCGAATGTAGACACTACGTCCGAATGGTTGCTTTTTCTCTCCGCCGACTGGCTGTTGTCTACTCGTGCGGTTCGCCCCGAACTTTACCTGTGAAAGGGTATCTGTTCCCAAGCATCTGATAGCACTCGATTGGTTGAGGCTAAAGACTGCAGGGCCGCCGCGAATAGTCAGGTTTAGTGTCTGACTTCTCTCGATGCGGTGCCTTTGGCGGACATAGGTATTCTGAGTCGCATCTACGAGACTGCGACATCAAGGACGATATGGGTTATGGTGCCCGTTGAGCGGGAATAATAAGGAACACAGTCTATGCGAGTATAGCCCGTGGATAGAG
This region of Aspergillus puulaauensis MK2 DNA, chromosome 5, nearly complete sequence genomic DNA includes:
- a CDS encoding C2H2-type zinc finger protein (COG:K;~EggNog:ENOG410PSX7;~InterPro:IPR036236,IPR013087); the encoded protein is MSQQASSVDFSNLLNPQSNPSTPVDPSNSSPTQPSTQPTMATGTSLLPPMMKGGRPAAEEPRQDLPRPYKCPLCERAFHRLEHQTRHIRTHTGEKPHACQFPGCSKRFSRSDELTRHSRIHNNPNSRRGNKAQHLAAAAAAAANHDGTGMPNNAGSMMPPPSKPITRSAPVSQVGSPDVSPPHSFSNYAQHMRSNLSPYARNNDRAASGMDINLLATAASQVERDESFGFRSSQRNHVFGGRHPTRGGLPSLSAYALGQSMSRSHSHEEEDSYGSHRVKRSRPNSPNSTAPSSPTFSHDSLSPTPDHTPLATPAHSPRLKPLNANELHLPSIRHLSIHHTPALAPMEPQADGPNYYNPNQPQVGPSISDIMSRPDGAQRKLPIPQVPKMAVQDLLNNSGFSSVSSSTANSVAGGDLAERF
- the PAC1 gene encoding WD40 repeat domain-containing protein (COG:S;~EggNog:ENOG410PFJ9;~InterPro:IPR037190,IPR036322,IPR017252,IPR015943, IPR001680,IPR019775,IPR020472,IPR017986;~PFAM:PF12894,PF00400;~go_function: GO:0005515 - protein binding [Evidence IEA]), with translation MSQILTAGQAGELHKAMVAYLAAINASQSSETLREELQVGDSFDEGTRKRYEGLLEKKWTGIARLQRKITDLENKVSSLQAELDATPSAARSKNQDPVNWLPKPSPSHTFESHRSGITCVAFHPVFTSLASGSEDCTIKIWDWELGELERTLKGHIRSVSGLDYGGQKGNTLLASCSSDLTIKLWDPSKDYANIRTLSGHDHSVSAVRFLTTNENHLISASRDGTLRIWDVLTGFCVKVIKSSTESWILDVAPSFDGKWLVSGGRDQAITVWEVSSAEPKAALLGHENFIECCVFAPPASYEHLATLAGLKKPPPATSSCEFIATGARDKTIKLWEARGRLIKTLVGHDNWVRGLLFHPGGKYLFSVADDKTIRCWDLSQEGRLVKTIDNAHGHFVSCIRWAPSPNGSENPDTAAEKLDGAPKKDAAAKPSFRCVIATGSADSCVRVFS
- a CDS encoding uncharacterized protein (COG:S;~EggNog:ENOG410PY10) → MEQDWRTKACCANAQDIAPRTKRRPDSTAAVPSLSTDSASSGSTPSSLSLHTMWASGIIGSGILEEDDTGALVIPPGHALQRHIHSASPPSSPISGQQQLYICLFHILDCHDTFYDSEQWKTHVLSHFRTYEPPDIARCPLCPAERFNSTPHQRAWDLLLEHVDVAHYQQGQSLAGSRPDFELMRYLYNLRVISVDQFKVMQLAPPPSNPGYHRRQEPVRASVGSSDEPYCVPYSRRREDRMRGQRRGVNVP
- the LSM1 gene encoding U6 snRNA-associated Sm-like protein LSm1 (COG:A;~EggNog:ENOG410PR4U;~InterPro:IPR034104,IPR010920,IPR001163;~PFAM:PF01423;~go_process: GO:0000956 - nuclear-transcribed mRNA catabolic process [Evidence IEA]), which encodes MERLTINDPPAAGQSGNPPQGNPSQGNLGPMTHGPPQLPPQMFTTAAQLLDLTDKKLVLVLRDGRKLIGVLRTWDQFANLVLQETIERMYAGNLYTDISRGVFLVRGENVLLLGEIDLDREDNIPPNLIKAPFKEVYELKQKEDNERKSHDKKRNNKLQGLGFEAEHSGEILF